One Dehalobacter sp. 12DCB1 DNA window includes the following coding sequences:
- a CDS encoding 4Fe-4S binding protein, with translation MKGKKRNLEFYYLFFLSITAIAAIIYSVFWADQAVDYKALIQENISGVTSIEKIIGTKPAYKVEAAGGCYYAVCDSAMGYQSKVETMSIIDEKGMVEKVLVTKQGETPDFFERLYKQDYFNSFNGLSVKEPIYLGGASGYSGYLAGNQTTNYIDRISGSTVSSHAVAEAVNGGNLYLSRQIFNTAWTNPYDVFQLTWKELAMIVMYLIALAGVYVKKLVRIRIWVLLVSIGVLGLLINQFATANLLFSLIHLQIPGITNIKWYVLIAGSLGFIIFLGKNLYCAWICPFGAAQEFLNKVAGFKPLGISQPVIKKLKLVPSTILWVALILGTCLGNYGTLDYQPFGALFLLKATWVIWLMLPVFLFMSL, from the coding sequence ATGAAAGGGAAAAAGAGAAATCTAGAGTTTTATTATTTGTTTTTTTTATCCATAACAGCCATTGCAGCAATTATTTATAGCGTTTTTTGGGCGGACCAGGCTGTGGATTACAAGGCACTGATCCAAGAAAACATTTCAGGTGTCACGTCGATCGAGAAAATCATTGGAACGAAACCCGCTTATAAAGTGGAAGCGGCGGGAGGATGTTACTATGCGGTTTGTGATTCAGCGATGGGGTATCAGTCAAAAGTTGAAACCATGAGTATCATCGATGAAAAAGGTATGGTGGAAAAAGTACTGGTCACAAAGCAAGGCGAGACTCCGGATTTTTTTGAAAGGCTGTATAAGCAAGATTACTTTAATAGCTTTAATGGTCTTTCTGTTAAGGAACCGATTTATCTGGGAGGGGCTTCCGGTTATTCTGGCTACTTGGCCGGTAATCAGACAACCAACTACATCGATCGGATAAGCGGTTCAACCGTTTCTTCGCATGCGGTGGCTGAAGCTGTTAACGGGGGGAACTTATACCTTTCCAGGCAGATCTTTAACACAGCATGGACTAATCCATATGATGTGTTCCAACTTACCTGGAAGGAATTAGCGATGATTGTGATGTACCTCATCGCGCTAGCAGGAGTTTATGTCAAAAAATTGGTCCGTATAAGGATCTGGGTTCTACTGGTGAGCATCGGTGTATTGGGACTTCTCATCAACCAATTTGCAACGGCCAATTTGTTGTTTTCCCTGATCCATTTGCAAATTCCCGGGATAACCAACATTAAATGGTATGTGCTTATAGCCGGGTCATTGGGATTTATCATTTTCTTAGGGAAAAATCTATACTGTGCCTGGATTTGCCCTTTTGGGGCCGCACAGGAGTTTCTTAACAAAGTAGCAGGTTTCAAACCACTGGGAATATCGCAGCCAGTGATAAAAAAACTTAAGTTAGTTCCATCGACTATTCTGTGGGTTGCCCTCATACTTGGGACCTGTTTAGGAAACTACGGGACACTGGATTACCAGCCTTTTGGTGCACTTTTCCTGTTAAAAGCCACGTGGGTGATATGGCTGATGCTGCCTGTTTTCTTATTTATGAGTTTA
- a CDS encoding tetrachloroethene dehalogenase, which produces MKIYDLLIWMSFGVILLLIQYGIWWYLKGKGKATIPLQLCGFLANFFLVFSMAWGYQSFKEHEYQAIAMGFIFFGGTALIPAIITYRLANRGAKAKKEKADAISA; this is translated from the coding sequence ATGAAAATTTATGATTTGTTGATTTGGATGAGTTTTGGTGTAATATTATTGCTTATTCAATACGGTATTTGGTGGTATTTAAAGGGCAAGGGAAAAGCTACCATACCCCTGCAGCTCTGTGGATTTCTTGCGAACTTTTTCCTGGTGTTTTCAATGGCCTGGGGGTATCAAAGCTTTAAGGAGCATGAATACCAAGCCATAGCCATGGGATTTATATTCTTTGGCGGCACTGCCCTTATTCCTGCCATCATTACCTATAGGCTGGCTAACCGTGGGGCAAAGGCAAAAAAAGAAAAAGCAGATGCTATTTCAGCTTAG
- a CDS encoding reductive dehalogenase, which produces MGNNINRRGFLKASLLGAAAAAVASATVAKETFSPLVAEAADIVAPVQELSEFPYKVTENYKRFPADKNLYLRVYEPEENKKPVKFVIDDVSKISGKKDTGKDLPLLNAEKLGIKGRPATLVETGLSYYARYYGPDSPINEDGWTLLDQAFAAAGFFLEKDASGFTAIGCGPSGIIQRYPIDPATNESSKQPVFVPGLYTWDSSSALALQKQGKNWKFKSPEEASKIFKKASKLLGADLVGIAPYDERWTYSQWARPRQKAFTLPGGRTAYLPYNKTKFLATKEAEVYGNDIFEADFVKYAGFKPKSIITFAVEMDYESTLASPSAIADASTGLGYSNMAEVAYKIAAFLRNLGYGAIPSGNDTSLTVPIAVQAGLGEVGRNGLLITQKYGPRVRIAKVYTDLEIAPDKPVKFGVREFCRLCKKCADACPGQAISHEKEARVIQPEDCGPSENPYVEKWHVDAARCNSFWGLNCTSCSNCVAVCSWNKLKTWNHDVARIATQVPVVQNAARKFDEWFGYGGPVDPDERISSGYVTNKVRDFWNNPDLIK; this is translated from the coding sequence ATGGGAAATAACATTAACAGACGAGGCTTTTTGAAAGCCTCATTGCTAGGTGCCGCTGCAGCTGCAGTAGCCTCAGCTACGGTGGCAAAGGAAACATTTAGTCCCTTAGTAGCGGAAGCGGCAGACATTGTGGCGCCGGTTCAGGAATTGTCGGAATTTCCTTATAAGGTGACTGAAAATTACAAGCGTTTTCCGGCAGATAAAAATCTTTATCTGAGAGTTTATGAGCCGGAAGAGAACAAGAAGCCTGTTAAATTTGTCATCGACGATGTTTCCAAGATCTCCGGCAAGAAAGATACGGGGAAAGACTTACCCCTGCTGAACGCCGAAAAACTGGGAATCAAGGGCCGTCCGGCAACACTTGTTGAAACAGGTCTTAGTTATTATGCCAGGTATTACGGACCTGATTCCCCCATAAATGAAGATGGTTGGACTTTACTGGATCAAGCTTTTGCTGCCGCAGGATTTTTTTTGGAAAAGGATGCTAGCGGATTTACTGCAATAGGTTGTGGCCCGAGTGGTATCATTCAGAGATATCCCATAGATCCGGCAACTAATGAGTCCTCTAAGCAGCCGGTATTTGTTCCGGGATTATACACTTGGGACAGTTCATCGGCATTAGCCCTGCAGAAGCAAGGGAAGAACTGGAAGTTTAAATCCCCGGAAGAAGCCAGTAAAATCTTCAAAAAAGCATCAAAATTACTCGGAGCGGATCTCGTCGGAATTGCACCTTATGACGAACGCTGGACTTATTCCCAATGGGCAAGGCCGAGACAAAAGGCCTTTACTCTTCCGGGTGGCAGAACGGCATATTTGCCATATAATAAGACAAAGTTTCTCGCGACTAAGGAAGCAGAAGTTTACGGAAATGATATTTTTGAGGCCGACTTTGTAAAATATGCAGGCTTTAAGCCAAAAAGTATCATAACATTTGCTGTAGAGATGGATTATGAATCAACCCTTGCCAGTCCGTCAGCTATTGCTGATGCAAGTACGGGTTTAGGTTACTCAAACATGGCAGAAGTGGCTTATAAAATAGCGGCCTTCCTGAGAAATCTTGGTTACGGCGCTATTCCTTCAGGAAACGATACAAGTTTGACGGTTCCGATTGCTGTCCAGGCCGGACTGGGAGAGGTAGGTAGAAACGGACTCCTGATTACCCAGAAGTATGGTCCCAGGGTACGTATTGCCAAAGTCTATACTGATCTGGAAATTGCTCCTGACAAGCCGGTCAAGTTCGGAGTGCGTGAATTTTGCCGTCTGTGTAAAAAGTGCGCGGATGCTTGTCCCGGACAGGCCATTTCCCATGAGAAAGAAGCCAGAGTCATACAACCGGAGGATTGCGGTCCATCCGAGAATCCGTATGTTGAAAAATGGCATGTTGATGCTGCCCGGTGTAACTCTTTCTGGGGCCTTAACTGTACCAGCTGCTCAAACTGCGTAGCGGTATGCTCGTGGAATAAGCTCAAGACATGGAACCACGATGTCGCCAGAATCGCAACTCAAGTGCCAGTGGTACAGAATGCGGCCCGTAAGTTTGATGAATGGTTCGGTTACGGTGGGCCGGTGGATCCTGACGAAAGAATTTCATCGGGCTATGTCACAAACAAGGTAAGAGACTTCTGGAATAACCCGGATCTTATTAAATAA
- a CDS encoding tetrachloroethene dehalogenase, which translates to MKIYDVLVWMSFGVILLLIQYGIWWYLKGKGKATIPLQLCGFLANFFLVFAMAWGYSSFKEHEYQAIAMGFIFFGGTALIPAIITYRLANRRAKVKKEKADAISA; encoded by the coding sequence ATGAAAATTTATGATGTGTTGGTTTGGATGAGTTTTGGTGTCATATTATTACTTATTCAATATGGTATTTGGTGGTATTTAAAAGGTAAGGGAAAAGCTACCATACCCCTACAGCTCTGTGGATTTCTTGCGAATTTTTTCCTAGTGTTTGCAATGGCCTGGGGATATTCTAGCTTTAAGGAGCATGAATACCAAGCCATAGCCATGGGATTTATTTTCTTTGGCGGCACTGCCCTTATTCCTGCAATCATTACCTATAGGCTGGCTAACCGCAGAGCAAAGGTAAAAAAAGAAAAAGCAGATGCTATTTCAGCTTAG
- a CDS encoding reductive dehalogenase — translation MGKNINRRGFFKASLLGAAAAAVASATVAQETMSPLVAEAANIVAPVKELSEFPYQVTDQYRRFPGNKIYWMRIFDTEDNKTPIKFLKDDVSEITGKKDTGKDLPLINAEYLGIKGRRATLSETGISYWTQNGGFLEGHRSNLVGWTRLEEALSEGGWSIELDYNGLTSPGNGPGGLNCQYPIDPKTNEKAKEPVWVPGLFNWDNSVAAMRRQMGQQYKFQSTEEASKVVKKATRFYGASLVGIAPYDDRWTYSNWARTRYQATKDVNGVTSYSSFNVQKFMTNKEVEVYGLDVFEADWEKYAGFTPKNVIIFAIEMDYEAARTSPSLISDAAVGKGYSRMGEIAYKVATFIRNLGYNAIPSGNDTGLSVPIAVQAGLGEAARHGMLITQKYGPRLRLAKVYTDLDLTPDKPISIGVREFCRLCKKCADACPSQAISHEKEARIQTPEESGDSIAAYTEKWQVDPGRCLSWMGYNAGCSNCIAVCSWNKIKQWNHDVARIATQIPLVQDAARKFDEWFGYGGPVNAEERIESGYCTNLVKDFWNNLDPIN, via the coding sequence ATGGGAAAAAACATTAATAGACGAGGTTTCTTCAAAGCCTCATTGTTAGGTGCCGCTGCAGCTGCCGTAGCTTCGGCTACGGTTGCACAGGAAACAATGAGTCCCTTGGTTGCAGAAGCGGCTAACATTGTAGCACCTGTCAAAGAACTTTCCGAATTTCCTTATCAGGTTACGGATCAGTATCGGCGTTTTCCGGGCAATAAAATTTACTGGATGCGAATTTTCGATACTGAAGATAACAAGACGCCAATCAAATTTCTGAAGGATGACGTTTCCGAAATTACTGGTAAAAAAGATACAGGGAAGGACCTTCCCTTAATCAACGCAGAGTACCTCGGGATAAAGGGCAGAAGGGCAACATTATCTGAGACAGGCATTTCGTATTGGACTCAAAATGGCGGTTTCCTCGAGGGTCACCGTTCTAATCTAGTGGGTTGGACCCGACTGGAGGAAGCTTTGTCAGAGGGGGGCTGGTCGATAGAACTGGATTATAACGGATTAACATCGCCCGGAAACGGTCCAGGCGGATTAAATTGCCAATACCCTATTGATCCTAAAACCAACGAAAAGGCTAAAGAACCCGTATGGGTTCCAGGATTATTTAATTGGGACAATTCCGTGGCGGCAATGAGACGTCAGATGGGACAGCAATATAAATTTCAATCAACGGAAGAAGCAAGTAAAGTTGTTAAAAAAGCTACTCGTTTTTACGGAGCAAGCCTGGTTGGGATTGCACCCTATGACGACCGTTGGACCTATTCCAACTGGGCGAGGACAAGATACCAAGCGACCAAAGATGTGAACGGCGTAACTTCCTATTCTTCCTTTAACGTTCAAAAATTCATGACGAACAAGGAAGTAGAAGTATACGGACTTGATGTTTTTGAGGCCGATTGGGAAAAATACGCCGGCTTCACGCCAAAAAATGTGATTATATTTGCGATAGAGATGGATTACGAAGCTGCCCGTACATCTCCTTCACTTATTTCAGATGCCGCCGTAGGCAAGGGATACTCACGGATGGGAGAAATTGCTTACAAGGTCGCCACATTCATTAGAAATCTTGGGTATAATGCCATTCCTTCGGGAAATGATACCGGACTGAGTGTTCCTATTGCAGTCCAAGCGGGTCTAGGAGAAGCAGCAAGACACGGAATGCTGATCACCCAAAAATACGGACCCCGGTTACGTCTGGCTAAAGTATATACTGATTTAGATCTTACACCTGACAAGCCGATCAGTATCGGGGTTCGCGAGTTTTGCCGCCTTTGCAAAAAGTGTGCAGATGCTTGTCCAAGTCAAGCTATTTCTCATGAGAAAGAAGCACGTATTCAGACACCTGAGGAATCCGGTGATTCAATCGCTGCCTATACGGAAAAATGGCAAGTTGACCCTGGACGCTGTCTTTCCTGGATGGGATATAACGCGGGCTGTTCAAACTGTATTGCGGTATGTTCGTGGAATAAGATCAAGCAATGGAACCACGATGTAGCTAGAATTGCTACCCAAATTCCTTTGGTTCAAGATGCGGCGCGCAAGTTTGATGAATGGTTCGGCTACGGTGGCCCTGTGAACGCGGAAGAAAGAATCGAGAGCGGCTATTGCACGAACTTGGTAAAGGATTTCTGGAATAATCTTGATCCAATAAACTAA